A genomic segment from Gracilinanus agilis isolate LMUSP501 chromosome 1, AgileGrace, whole genome shotgun sequence encodes:
- the LOC123231611 gene encoding biogenesis of lysosome-related organelles complex 1 subunit 2-like produces the protein MAATAEGVLAAQREGQNREDAVVESAEEATETAEEATEPAEADITGLCQDMVSKMATYLTGELTATSEDYKLLENMNKLTSLKYLEMKDIAVNISRNLKDLNQKYAALQPYLDQITLIEEQVAALEQAACKLDAYSKKLEAKYKKLERR, from the coding sequence ATGGCGGCAACGGCTGAGGGTGTCCTGGCCGCCCAGCGGGAGGGACAAAATCGAGAGGATGCAGTGGTGGAGTCAGCCGAGGAGGCTACGGAGACAGCGGAGGAGGCTACGGAGCCCGCCGAAGCGGACATCACAGGGCTGTGCCAGGACATGGTCTCCAAAATGGCCACGTACCTAACTGGCGAGCTGACAGCCACCAGTGAAGACTATAAACTCCTGGAAAATATGAACAAACTGACTAGCTTGAAGTATCTAGAAATGAAAGATATTGCAGTAAACATAAGTAGAAACCTGAAGGACTTAAACCAGAAATATGCAGCACTTCAGCCTTATTTGGATCAGATCACTTTAATTGAGGAGCAAGTAGCTGCTCTTGAGCAGGCAGCTTGCAAGTTGGACGCATATTCGAAGAAACTAGAAGCAAAGTACAAGAAGTTAGAAAGGCGATGA